From the uncultured Methanomethylovorans sp. genome, the window CACTTCAATTCCTGCCGATTCAACTCCATAAAGGATTTCCTTTGCCATTATTTCAGTGCTGTTCCACATGGTATCATAGACAATCAGTACCATTGGCTTTGCTTCGGCATTAGCCCATTTTACATAAGCTTCGATTATCCTTTCAGGTTCCTTTCTCCAGATTACGCCATGCGCAGGAGCTATAATGTCGAACTTAAGTCCCATTTGCTTGACCTTTTCAGCATAAACGAGTACCTGCTTACCAAAAGGCATGAGGATGTTGGCATAGTATATTTCTGCGTCTTCCATCACGCCTTCTACCTGGTCCTCGAACCTTTCTGAGGTAGCTATGTGTTGACCGAACGCATCATTGGAGAAGAGTATCCTGTCTTCTTTCAGATACGTATGCATGCTGTCTGGCCAGTGCAGCATCACTACTTCTATAAATTGCAGAGTCCTTTTACCGATTCTGATCTCATCTCCGGTCTGTACAACCTGTAGATCCCAGTTTTCAAATCCCATTTCACGATAATGTTCGAACAGGCCCTTTTTACCTTTAGCTGAACTAAATATTTTAGCCTTGGAAGCCACCTCCATCATAGCTGGCAGGGAACTGGAATGATCCATCTCCACATGGTTAGATACAATATAGTCTATTTTAGCAGGGTCAACTATCTGTGAAATTCTTCCGATCATCTCTTCAAAGAAAGGCGCTTTGACAGTGTCGATAAGAGTGATCTTTTCATCTATTATCAGATATGAGTTGTATGTTCCACCCTTTGGTGTTTCGTATCCATGGAAGTCTCTGAGATTCCAGTCAATAACGCCTACCCAGTAAACACCTTCGGATATCTTTACAGGTTGTATTTCATTCCCCACTTTATATCTCTCCTTTATGTTTGCATCCTGAACTCTGTAGCAGTCTGCAGCATTTCATCTATAAGCCTGTAATGTCCCCTTTCGGCTGCAGCTATCTTGTCAAAGAACTCTTTTTGTTCAGGTTCTGTTGCTCTTCTTCCAAGCTCCATATAAAAATATTCACTCTTGTATTCAAATCGCAGGGCAGCAAGCAGGATACCTATCTCTTCAAGTTTTTTGTCAGAAAATTCTTGTGTTAAAGAAGGGGTAAAGTCTGGAAAATGGTGTTCAACATGCGCAGCGGTCTTGTCTCCATTTTTGAATTTCTTCAACATCTCAGCATGCTTTTTCTCTTCCCCTGCAAGAAATGTATAAAGCTCGCGAGCAGCCTGATTTTGCATTGATTCTGATTTTTTAAGGTAGTATGCCCGACCATCTTCTTCAAGCTTGATAGCCACATCAATAGCCTCTTCCAATGTATCTAATTTGTCAAGTTCCTCTGATATCTCCTGTAATACATCTTTCATTGTAAGTCATCTCCATCTACTATAATCCCATACGCATCATGGCCAAAACCAATGTGCAAAAATCTTCCCACTTTGAAAGTAGAGTCTATAAAATTATATAACTTTCGAATATATGTGCACCACTTAATATAAGCCTGCTTAATATTGATAAAAGGGCAATCAGTGAAGATTTTGTTTAGAAAACTTTTTATTGACCTGCCTCCATTATGAAGTTTAAATTTACGTGCGACTTCATTATTCTTCAGTTATTTTGATCATGAGGTATTCTAATGGGCAAAATAAAGATAGCTATTGCCGGGATTGGTAACTGTGCCAGTTCACTCATTCAAGGTATTGATTATTATAAAGATAAATCTTCAAAGGATGCCATAGGGCTTATGCACTGGGATCTGGGTGGTTACAGACCATTTGATGTCGAAGTGGTAGCTGCCTTTGATATAGATGTCCGAAAAGTCGGAAAGGACATATCAGAAGCTATCTTTGCACTACCCAATTGTACAGCAGTGTTCTGCAGTGATGTTCCTAGGAAGGGTGTCACTGTAAAGATGGGAAAGGTACTTGACGGTGTTTCAGAACACATGGCAGCTTATGCTGATTCCCGCAAGTTCATAGTCTCGACAGAACCTGAATATGAAAAGGAAGATGTAGTAAAGGAACTGAAGGATTCAGGTGCTGAGATCCTTTTGAATTACATGCCTGTTGGTTCTGAACTGGCCACGCAGTTCTATGCTGAATGTGCCCTGGAAGCAGGTGTGGCTTTCATAAACAACATGCCAGTCTTCATTGCGAGCAGACCAGAGTGGGCAGCGAAATTCGCTGAAAAAGGTATTCCAATCATTGGGGATGACATCAAAGCACAGCTTGGTGCTACTATTACTCATCGCATGCTTGTTGACCTTTTCCGTAAAAGAGGTGTCAAACTTGAGCGGACGTATCAGTTGAATACTGGCGGCAACACTGATTTCCTTAACATGCTTAACCGTAGCAGACTTGCTTCCAAGAAAGAATCTAAGACCGAAGCCGTGCAGTCAGTTGTGGGTGAGCGTCTAGATGATGATAATATCCATGTAGGTCCAAGCGATTATGTGCCATGGCAGAACGATAATAAAGTCTGTTTCCTCAGGATGGAGGGGAAACTTTTCGGCGATGTGCCTATGAACATTGAGTTGCGCCTGTCCGTGGAGGATTCTCCGAACTCTGCAGGTGTTGTCATCGATGCTGTAAGGTGTTGCAAACTTGCGCTAGACAGAGGTATTGGCGGTATACTTTATTCTCCATCCGCATATTTCATGAAGCATCCCCCAAAGCAATTCACTGATGATGAAGCCTACAACATGACCCTTGAGTTCATTGCGGGTACGAGGGAAAACTAAAAATATGGCCTTGGCGGCATCTGGTCACCGCGAGATCTTTGGTGTAGATTTCAGCGGTGCAAAGATCGCTTGTAATAAAATATGGGTCAGCCACGCAGAAGTGTCTGGCACAAGATTGTGTATGGTGGAGTGTTATCCTCTCAGTGAAGTAACTTCATATAATATGAGCAGGGCAGATTGCCTTCATGCCCTGCTTGATCTCATACTTTCCACTAAAAATTCTATCTTTGGTATGGATTTTCCATTTGGAATTCCGGTTCAGCTGATGAAAGGTATCAGTTGGGATGAGTTTATTCGGGATTTCCCACAACTCTATGCCAATGAATATGAATTCAGGGATATCAACCGTAAACTTTCCGGAAACGTAGAGTTCAAAAGATTAACCGACAAAGAAGTAAAGGCTCCTTTCTGTGTGTATAATCTAAGATTGTACAGGCAGACCTATTTTGGTATAAGGGATATCATAAGACCTCTTCTGATCTCAGATGCTGCGAGTATATTGCCGCTGCAACCTTTGAAGGCAGATGTTCCATGGCTTATGGAGATATGCCCCGCCTCTACTCTGAAAAAAGAAGGGTTATACACTCCATATAAAGGAAAAGGTGTAAAGGAAAAAGCAAATAGGGGGCATATTCTTGCTCACCTTGGAAAAAAGGCACTGGATATGCCCAGAGACATAATTGACAAGGCTTTGCAGAACGCTGATGGTGATGCCTTAGACAGTATTATCGCAGCATATTCTGTTTTCAGAGCCCTAAATATGCTGGGACATAAGAATACGCTGCAAGAGCCTTATTTAAGGGAAGGCTTCACTTTTACATGAAGCCTTGCTCTTATTCTTTGGAAATTCCTATTATTTTGTAGAGATCGTCAGGGCTTTCAAGCACCGTTATGTTCTCCATTGTGGATAATTTCTGTGTGTTTTCAACGTCAATATCTCGCATTTTTAGTTTCATTTCCTTTCCCTTTGGAGAATATGTTATCACAGTACCTTTTTTTCTGTCTACGGGCAGGATGTAAATAGGCGTATCACCTTTTGCTGTCTGAGCAACTGCATTCGTTACAAGATTATCTGCAATACCATGTACTATCTTGGCTACGGTATTGGCTGTAGCAGGAGCAATTATGAGCATATCATAATGTCCAAGCTGTAGAGGTCCGGCAATGAAAGGTGAATTTGGTCCGGCATCGGTTTTGAAGTTAGGAAAATCATGCTGAATATCATCCCACATCCTGTACCATTTCATAACCGTTTCTCCTTCTTTGGAAAGGAATACCATAAAATCCACATTAGTCTTTTTCTTGATATCTACCATTGTATCATATGTTTCTTTTATCAGATCTCCGGAACCTGTTATTCCCCATGCTATCCTTTTCATATAATCCCTCAAGTTGTCAGTAACCTACCAAAGACTCTTTTTTGACCATTTCTTTTGGAATATTCATTGAGGCCAGCGTTTCTTCCATGGAATTTACCATATCAGGTGGGCCGCATATGTAAAAGCGCCTTTCCATGTAATCAGGAACTTCATTTATTATTAGTTTGTTAGAAATACGTTCTCTTAGGCCAGTCCAGCTTTCTGATGCACGGGTTAGGGTATACACTATTTTTAAATTGCTATTGCTGTGCATCATCTCTTCAAATTCTGTCTTAAAGGCCAGGTCATTTTCTGTCTTGTTGCTGTATATAAGCACAATATTAGAATCAATATGCATATCAGTACAGTATTTGCATATGCTCATCATGGGTGTGATGCCTATTCCGCCGCTTAACAATACTACTTTTTTATACTCGCCTTCAAATGTCATCTTTCCGGAAGGTCCGCTGATCACAGCACTATCTCCAATTTTCATATTATCAAGCACATTTGAGAAAGGATGACCCGTGAGTTTTTTGGTAAATTCTATATAGTTTTTGTCAGTGGGACTGCTGGAAATGCTTAGTGGTTTTGTAACCATGCTACCTTCTACAGTGAGGCTAACAAGTATGTACTGACCAGGTTTGTAATCAAAGCTTTCAGGTCGTGGAAATCTGAAGCTTTTTGCATCATGTGTCCTTTTTATGATTTCTAGGACCTTCACTTCAAACTTCAAGATTCAATCCTTCCTGTTGAGCCTTTTTTATCAATTGGGCAGCCTTAATTAGTTTATTTACTGTACGGTGAAGGCTTCTTATGCCCTCTGAATCCTCCGCTGCACCTTCCGCGCCTTTATCATGGGACCAGAAAGTTCCTCCTAAATTGGAACCAAAAGATCCGCCTGCAACAGGTATCATCTCGCTGATTACATAGAAATTCAGTATGCTCTGGATGGCAGGTTCCTGTCCTCCTATCCTGTCTCCGCCTACAGCAGTGGCAGCTCCTATCTTATTTAGGAAGGCCTTTGGATCTCGTGCCACAACTGCCCTGCATCTGTCCATAATCGTTTTAGTTTGTGCACTTAACGTACCCTGATACACAGGAGTGCCTATTATCCAGGCATCAGCCCACAACATTTTATCATAAAGTTCTACTATATCGTCTTTGTGTATGCATCCCTGTTGCTTGCGGACACAATAGTCACAGTGGATACAGAACTTCATGTCTTTTCCACTTGCAGAGAAATACTCTATTTCCACACCGAATTTCTCCTGCGCGTATCTAAGTGCCTCATTTACGATATAATCAGTGGCCTTCTTTCTGGGGCTTCCAGAGATGCCAAGTAATTTTATGGTGCTATCACCGGTCATCAAGACACTCCGTGTATGTTTTAGTTCATTATATTTTTATTCGATTGTTATAGCTTCCATTGGGCATGAGTCTACACACAATCCACATTCTATGCAGTCATCTGGACGGGCAACTACTGATCTCAAATTTCCTTTTCCATCATCCTGCAACTCAAAAACTTCTGTTGGGCATGATTCTTTGCATGCTCCGATTCCTTCACATTTACTCGGGTCAACTTTTGCTGGCATTTTTGTAATCTCCTATTAATTCAATATGGTTTTTCATTGTATAGGATAAACTCATATCATATTTTTCTTCTGCTAATGCAGTATGCTGAACATAGGGAAACAACTATTGATTCCAAGGCTGTTATTCCAAGGGTCATATGGAAGTTCTGACATACCACCCCTTCTTCGGCATAAGCTCCTTCCTTACATGTTGTGTAGGTATCATCAATCGCAAGGCCATTAAGTGGATGGATATTGAAGCACATGACGCAGTACTCAGAACGAGTGTACACTTCAAGATACTCTTATTCCTTATATGCAGACTTTGAATCATTAAAAGGTCCCCACTTTGTTTTTCCAGGGCCGACAATAAAAGGTGCATTACCTACACCGTTACTATCAGATATCACATGACAGAAGGCCATCTATGTGATGACCTTCCATGGAAAAATCATTTCAGCAATTTCAGTGCATCCCTGCATGCTGCAACGGCAGGTGCTCCGGAAGTAATGGAAATAACATCCAATGTTTCCATTATCTCTTCCTTTGTAGCGCCATTTTCCAAAGCGCTCTTCATCTGGGAAACAACACATCTTTCACACTGCTTAGAGGCCACTACGGCAAGTGCCATGAGTATCTTTACTTTTGCAGGCAGTGCCCCATCCTGTAACAACCGGTGGTTACACCTGTTGTATTTCATCAGAAACTCTGGTTCAAGTTCGCCAAGAACTTCAAGTATCTGCGGTGTGAATCCCAGTTTCTCTGACATCGATCTGATAAGTTCTTTGTCTTCCAGCATCTCTTTATGTCGAGCCATATCTCATCCTCCTGTTATTTTAAGTTTAATCAAATCCATCTTCTATTGTCTGGTTTAAACAATAGTTACATACAAGGTGTGGCAGGCTATTTGGCAGCCTTTTCAGGTCAGGTGGTGTTCCCACGGTTACAGGGAGTTCAAGTTCCTTTGAATGGCCCATACACAGCCCCTTGCCGCAAGAGATACAAACGCAGATAGCACCTGTATCTTTTCCTTCTTCCATACAGTCATAACATTTCATCATTCATATCACCTAATAATTCTCCTTTAGGGCTTTATGGCAGGGTATACAGAATACCTTTTTCCAGCGGTTAACGTCATCCAATTTACATTCTACTCCCATACCACATCTGAGCTTTATGCTGTATTCTCCTTCCCACACAGGGGTCTCTTCTCGAACAAGATGTTCCTTGCAAACCCCTCTTCCACATATTATACAAACAGCTACTGTATCTGTTTCTTTCCCGGTTTTAGCACATTCGTAACATTTCATGAGTACCACTCTGCTCTTCTATTTGGTGCACGATCAAAATATAATGATGCATCCAGTTTTCCGGATATCCGTATTGTTCCCCCAGAATAGTGATTTGCCCCATCTCACCTCCCGGCCACTTAAATAACATTCTTTATTTCAATTGATATATCTGTATTGGTTCACGTTTATGTGATGCTTTTTAGTATTCTTCTATTTTTAAGGTTGAATTTTGTGTATATTCAACATAATCAGGTATGGGCTTAATTGTTAATTAATAATGGCTAACGATACTTATATTCAATTAATCCCTAATCGTTAGTTGCCATACCAACAAATATATAAATGTGTATAGTTACCAAACTAACAACACTCTATCACGGAGGATAAAAATGACATTCGGAATAGAATTTGTACCCAACGACCCCGTCCTCAAGATTGCATACTATGCCAAGCTCGCTGAAGATCAGGGATTTGACAATGTATGGATTACAGACCATTACAACAACCGTGACGTATACTCTACCCTTGCTGTATTAGCGATGAATAC encodes:
- a CDS encoding FprA family A-type flavoprotein, encoding MGNEIQPVKISEGVYWVGVIDWNLRDFHGYETPKGGTYNSYLIIDEKITLIDTVKAPFFEEMIGRISQIVDPAKIDYIVSNHVEMDHSSSLPAMMEVASKAKIFSSAKGKKGLFEHYREMGFENWDLQVVQTGDEIRIGKRTLQFIEVVMLHWPDSMHTYLKEDRILFSNDAFGQHIATSERFEDQVEGVMEDAEIYYANILMPFGKQVLVYAEKVKQMGLKFDIIAPAHGVIWRKEPERIIEAYVKWANAEAKPMVLIVYDTMWNSTEIMAKEILYGVESAGIEVKLRNLRKNDWSKTIKELMDASVVAIGSPTQNNGMFFTIAGFLSYMKGLRPKGKKFFVFGSYGWGGGAVKGIEKELTESGFEIIEPGFQVNFKPFEEDRAKCREIGGRLASMAKK
- a CDS encoding ferritin family protein; the protein is MKDVLQEISEELDKLDTLEEAIDVAIKLEEDGRAYYLKKSESMQNQAARELYTFLAGEEKKHAEMLKKFKNGDKTAAHVEHHFPDFTPSLTQEFSDKKLEEIGILLAALRFEYKSEYFYMELGRRATEPEQKEFFDKIAAAERGHYRLIDEMLQTATEFRMQT
- a CDS encoding inositol-3-phosphate synthase — translated: MGKIKIAIAGIGNCASSLIQGIDYYKDKSSKDAIGLMHWDLGGYRPFDVEVVAAFDIDVRKVGKDISEAIFALPNCTAVFCSDVPRKGVTVKMGKVLDGVSEHMAAYADSRKFIVSTEPEYEKEDVVKELKDSGAEILLNYMPVGSELATQFYAECALEAGVAFINNMPVFIASRPEWAAKFAEKGIPIIGDDIKAQLGATITHRMLVDLFRKRGVKLERTYQLNTGGNTDFLNMLNRSRLASKKESKTEAVQSVVGERLDDDNIHVGPSDYVPWQNDNKVCFLRMEGKLFGDVPMNIELRLSVEDSPNSAGVVIDAVRCCKLALDRGIGGILYSPSAYFMKHPPKQFTDDEAYNMTLEFIAGTREN
- the afpA gene encoding archaeoflavoprotein AfpA; the encoded protein is MKRIAWGITGSGDLIKETYDTMVDIKKKTNVDFMVFLSKEGETVMKWYRMWDDIQHDFPNFKTDAGPNSPFIAGPLQLGHYDMLIIAPATANTVAKIVHGIADNLVTNAVAQTAKGDTPIYILPVDRKKGTVITYSPKGKEMKLKMRDIDVENTQKLSTMENITVLESPDDLYKIIGISKE
- a CDS encoding FAD-binding oxidoreductase, whose protein sequence is MKFEVKVLEIIKRTHDAKSFRFPRPESFDYKPGQYILVSLTVEGSMVTKPLSISSSPTDKNYIEFTKKLTGHPFSNVLDNMKIGDSAVISGPSGKMTFEGEYKKVVLLSGGIGITPMMSICKYCTDMHIDSNIVLIYSNKTENDLAFKTEFEEMMHSNSNLKIVYTLTRASESWTGLRERISNKLIINEVPDYMERRFYICGPPDMVNSMEETLASMNIPKEMVKKESLVGY
- a CDS encoding flavodoxin family protein, yielding MTGDSTIKLLGISGSPRKKATDYIVNEALRYAQEKFGVEIEYFSASGKDMKFCIHCDYCVRKQQGCIHKDDIVELYDKMLWADAWIIGTPVYQGTLSAQTKTIMDRCRAVVARDPKAFLNKIGAATAVGGDRIGGQEPAIQSILNFYVISEMIPVAGGSFGSNLGGTFWSHDKGAEGAAEDSEGIRSLHRTVNKLIKAAQLIKKAQQEGLNLEV
- a CDS encoding ferredoxin family protein, which encodes MPAKVDPSKCEGIGACKESCPTEVFELQDDGKGNLRSVVARPDDCIECGLCVDSCPMEAITIE
- a CDS encoding carboxymuconolactone decarboxylase family protein; translated protein: MARHKEMLEDKELIRSMSEKLGFTPQILEVLGELEPEFLMKYNRCNHRLLQDGALPAKVKILMALAVVASKQCERCVVSQMKSALENGATKEEIMETLDVISITSGAPAVAACRDALKLLK
- a CDS encoding DUF2180 family protein; the protein is MMKCYDCMEEGKDTGAICVCISCGKGLCMGHSKELELPVTVGTPPDLKRLPNSLPHLVCNYCLNQTIEDGFD
- a CDS encoding DUF2180 family protein, translated to MKCYECAKTGKETDTVAVCIICGRGVCKEHLVREETPVWEGEYSIKLRCGMGVECKLDDVNRWKKVFCIPCHKALKENY